In the genome of Phormidium ambiguum IAM M-71, the window TTTCTGTAGAAGCAGAACAACATAAAATTGCTCGTTATCGATCGGAACAAATTAGGGCATTACAATTTTTTATTGTCGGTTTTTTACAAGGAATTAGTGCCTTAATTCTATTTTTGTTAGGCGGTTGGCAAATTTCCCAAGGAAATTTAACGGGCCCCGGTTTTGTGAGTTATGTAACTGCTGTCGCCATGCTAATCGATCCGATATCTTTTAGTACTAGTAATTACAATCAATTTAAACAAACGGAAGCATCTGTTGAGCGCATTTTTGAACTGTTGGCAATTCAACCATCAATTGTGGAAAAAGCAGAACCCATTAAGTTATTTTCTACGGTTGGTAAGGTAGAATATCGGGATGTTAATTTTGCATATATAGCAGATAAGCCAGTTTTACAAAAGCTTAGTTTAACTGCTAAACCAGGAGAAATGATTGCTTTAGTGGGAACTTCTGGTGCGGGAAAAACTACTTTGGTAAATTTGCTATTGCGATTTTACGATCCTCAAGGAGGAAAGATTTCCATAGATACTATTGATATCCAAAAAATCACATTAAAAAGTTTGCGACGGCAAATAGGATTAGTTCCGCAAGATATTGTCTTATTTTCAGGAAATATTGCCGAAAATATTGCTTATGGGCATGGTGAATTTGATATGAATGCGGTGAGAAAAGCCGCAGAAATTGCTAATGCTCATGAGTTCATTATCAAGTTACCACAAGGTTATCAAACTTGGGTTGGGGAAAGAGGGGTGAATTTATCTGGGGGACAAAGACAAAGAATTGCGATCGCCCGCGCCGTATTTAATAATCCTAGAATTCTGATTTTAGATGAAGCAACTTCCGCATTAGATTCAGAGTCAGAAGCTTTAGTACAGGAAGCATTGGAAAGAGTAATGCGCGATCGAACTGTATTTGTCATCGCCCACAGATTAGCCACTGTGCGTCGTGCCACTAGAATTTTAGTATTAGAAAATGGCGAAATTATCGAATCAGGAACACACGAAGAATTACTCAAAAAAGGTGAACGTTATGCAGGTTTTTACGCTCAACAATTTCAGTAATTAATTAACAAATGCGTTAACCTTTTTGCTGCTGCGGTTTGCTTCGTTACTAGCTTCTACCCATCGATAGATATACAAAAGCAGGCTCTACTAGCTAAAGTTTGAAGATGTAACACCTTCTTCAGAAAAAAATATTCTATGGTTGCCACTCCGCCTCCCAAATCTACTTCTGAACAGTATGAAGTAACCGATGCAGCAGAGAAGGTTCAAGAGTTAGTATCTGAACCTAAACAAGATACAGAAATTGATTTAGAGTTTCTTTATACACGAGATATTGAATTTCGCCAAGAAACAATTTATTTCCTGGTAGTCGATCGTTTCTTCGATGGAGATTCTGAAAATAGCGAAGGGCCAAACCCCGAATTATACGACCCAGAAGGAAAAGATTGGGGCAAATATTGGGGTGGAGATTTACAAGGAGTTATTGACAAACTCGATTATTTAAAAAACTTGGGAGTTACAGCTATTTGGTTAACTCCTTTGTTTGAACAAGTAGAAGCTTTGTTTGTTGAACAAGCAGCAATTCACGGTTATTGGACAAAAGATTTTAAACGTTTAAATTCCCGGTTTATTGGTGCAGGAGAAAACCCATCACTTAACCAAACCCAAGAAACTAGAGATACAACTTTCGATCGCTTAATTGCTGAAATGCACAAGCGAAACATGAAGTTAATCT includes:
- a CDS encoding ABC transporter ATP-binding protein; translation: MKKRSNYRLLIPYVRPEWKTIALALVCTLGFTIFWPILASLAGQFAKYIGQGNLSAIAQLAGIGAIIFLIRGIVQYGQNALMAKAALNVSLKLRRQVYAHLQHLNLNFFETAKTGDLSYRLTEDIDRIGEVISKFFHEFVPCILQLIVVLGYMIWLNWQLTLAALIVAPLMAILITWFGERMLDYSRRSQTRISNLSALLTEVFSGIRLVQAFSAQDYEIKRFSVEAEQHKIARYRSEQIRALQFFIVGFLQGISALILFLLGGWQISQGNLTGPGFVSYVTAVAMLIDPISFSTSNYNQFKQTEASVERIFELLAIQPSIVEKAEPIKLFSTVGKVEYRDVNFAYIADKPVLQKLSLTAKPGEMIALVGTSGAGKTTLVNLLLRFYDPQGGKISIDTIDIQKITLKSLRRQIGLVPQDIVLFSGNIAENIAYGHGEFDMNAVRKAAEIANAHEFIIKLPQGYQTWVGERGVNLSGGQRQRIAIARAVFNNPRILILDEATSALDSESEALVQEALERVMRDRTVFVIAHRLATVRRATRILVLENGEIIESGTHEELLKKGERYAGFYAQQFQ